A portion of the Punica granatum isolate Tunisia-2019 chromosome 7, ASM765513v2, whole genome shotgun sequence genome contains these proteins:
- the LOC116214439 gene encoding receptor-like protein 9DC3: MRDIWVFPFLFLFLFLVSFLIISCHLVSDAAAAAVLTTSSQHYLSHINECDALLQFNSSFTVTRDASKFQCDTSYPKTASWKNGTDCCSWAGVTCHPVAANRVIGLDLSCSQLKGTLHSNNTLFLLPNLRRLNLAGNDFYGSLGFLPRFGIFTRLAHLNLSESNFFGPISLEISHLSRLITLDLSGNFYLTIEDRSFRWLTHNLTQLRELILDDTDMSSISPLSLANFSSSDLTSLSLKRCNLRGIVPIDIFHLPNLRSLSLSSNNLRGTLPQTKNWTSPLVYLDLSETKFSGSILASVGNLTSMTILDLSSAQFSGSIPLTLGNLVHLVHRGL, translated from the coding sequence ATGCGAGATATTTGGGTCTtccccttcctcttcctcttcctcttcctcgtcTCTTTCCTGATCATCTCATGCCATCTTGTATCtgatgctgctgctgctgctgttctcACCACATCATCCCAACATTATCTAAGCCATATCAATGAATGCGATGCTCTGCTTCAGTTCAACAGTTCATTCACTGTCACAAGAGATGCCTCCAAATTCCAATGCGACACTTCATATCCAAAGACAGCCTCGTGGAAGAATGGCACTGATTGCTGCTCGTGGGCTGGGGTCACTTGCCACCCAGTAGCAGCAAATAGAGTGATCGGGCTCGACCTCAGTTGCAGCCAGCTCAAAGGTACCCTCCATTCCAACAACACCCTCTTTTTGCTCCCCAATCTTCGGCGTCTCAACCTTGCCGGTAACGATTTCTATGGCTCACTAGGATTTTTACCCAGGTTCGGTATCTTTACCAGACTGGCTCATCTGAATCTCTCTGAATCTAACTTCTTCGGGCCCATTTCTCTAGAAATTTCTCACCTCTCCCGCCTAATTACACTCGATCTCTCGGGCAACTTTTACCTAACCATAGAAGACCGTAGTTTCAGATGGCTCACACATAATCTCACACAGTTGAGAGAACTTATTCTTGATGATACCGACATGTCTAGCATTTCTCCTCTGTCCCTAGCGAACTTCTCTTCTTCCGATCTGACATCTTTGAGTCTTAAAAGGTGCAATCTGAGAGGGATAGTTCCGATTGACATCTTCCATCTCCCAAACCTCCGCAGTCTCTCTCTTTCAAGTAATAATCTCAGGGGCACTCTACCCCAGACAAAAAACTGGACCAGTCCGCTCGTGTACTTGGATCTATCAGAGACAAAATTCAGTGGGTCAATTCTTGCTTCAGTGGGGAATCTGACATCCATGACCATTTTGGACCTCAGTTCGGCCCAATTTTCCGGTTCAATCCCACTGACACTTGGAAACCTTGTCCACCTTGTCCACCGTGGACTTTGA
- the LOC116214438 gene encoding receptor-like protein 32, producing MATCSFPVLRYLYLSDIRLTKFPYFLSSSAELKGLDLSGNMISGGIPKWFWRVGRNTLTEVDFSDNDFNGPLPDPHSSIETFDASSNNFSGEIPSSICQASSLTQLDLSNNRLSGTIPRCLGDLKSLLWLDASNNSLTGEIPSLVCQMGNLSFLSSLDLSYNLLQGPLPQSLANCTSLQHLIVSYNAISDTFPGWLNAVYRLKTLHLQFNRFHGAIEIPLPPQISSLNLSNNEFSGQLPINFLLNSTAEFVVLANNNFEGPLPILSPSVNYYFVSNNEFSGDIPYQLCNATGLEIINLSNNCLTGTIPHCLINVSVSVLDLQGNQFVGQIPEIIFTEESWIRTIRLGQNQLRGTLPRSLTRCKDLEVLDLGENELEGHFPYWLDTLLICKFSGRLPAEYIVILIAMKFEEKGGLQYMGDSNYEDTVSLVMKGEELVLEKILTVFTTIDFSRNFFEGEIPEIPSSVENLTNLEWLDLSSNKLNGEIPKGLADLSSLSTLNLSYNQLVGPIPHGPQMDTFNHPFEGNPGLCGPPLSNPCDTLEQSPPHSTSPEEEEGHWIEWRAVAMGCGCGLIFGMSAGYLMLETGRLRWLVRMVQGKKRRKKTKYKIIRRSTRGQ from the exons ATGGCAACCTGTTCCTTCCCTGTGCTCCGATATCTCTATCTATCAGATATCCGGTTGACGAAATTCCCGTACTTCTTGAGTTCTTCCGCTGAGCTGAAAGGGTTGGACCTCTCCGGAAACATGATCAGTGGAGGGATTCCTAAATGGTTTTGGAGAGTAGGGAGGAACACATTGACAGAAGTAGACTTCTCAGACAATGATTTTAATGGTCCTCTACCTGACCCTCATTCTTCGATAGAGACGTTCGATGCCTCCAGCAACAATTTCTCTGGAGAGATCCCATCTTCAATCTGCCAAGCCAGTTCACTAACTCAGCTCGATCTCTCAAATAACAGACTCAGTGGCACCATTCCGAGATGTTTGGGTGATTTAAAAAGCCTCTTGTGGCTCGATGCCTCTAATAACAGTTTGACTGGAGAGATCCCATCTTTAGTCTGCCAGATGGGGAATTTAAGCTTTCTTTCCTCCTTGGATTTGAGCTACAATCTGTTACAAGGTCCACTGCCACAATCTCTGGCAAACTGTACGAGCTTGCAGCATTTAATTGTCAGCTACAATGCAATATCTGATACATTCCCGGGCTGGCTAAATGCtgtctacaggttgaagactCTACATTTACAGTTCAACAGGTTTCATGGAGCCATTGAAATTCCCCTCCCTCCGCAAATTTCATCCTTGAACCTCTCCAACAATGAGTTTTCTGGACAGTTGCCAATAAATTTCCTTCTAAATTCAACTGCTGAGTTCGTTGTCTTAGCCAATAACAATTTTGAAGGACCTCTCCCGATTCTATCACCATCCGTCAATTACTATTTCGTTTCAAACAATGAGTTCAGTGGAGACATTCCTTATCAGCTCTGCAACGCCACTGGGCTGGAGATTATCAACCTGTCCAATAACTGCTTGACCGGCACCATTCCTCACTGTTTGATAAATGTTAGTGTCTCCGTATTGGATCTACAAGGAAATCAATTTGTAGGTCAGATACCAGAGATAATTTTCACTGAAGAGAGCTGGATCAGGACAATCCGCTTAGGTCAAAATCAACTCAGAGGGACGTTGCCACGATCTTTGACACGTTGCAAGGATTTGGAAGTTTTGGATCTCGGCGAAAATGAGTTAGAGGGCCACTTCCCTTACTGGTTGGATACTCTCCTCATCTGCAA GTTTTCTGGTCGACTGCCAGCTGAGTACATTGTCATATTAATAgccatgaagtttgaagagAAAGGTGGTTTACAATATATGGGTGACTCCAACTATGAAGATACCGTTTCACTGGTCATGAAAGGGGAGGAGTTAGTGCTGGAGAAAATTCTGACTGTGTTTACTACCATCGACTTCTCAAGGAACTTCTTCGAAGGAGAGATCCCAGA GATCCCTTCTTCTGTGGAGAATTTGACTAATCTTGAGTGGCTGGACCTATCCTCGAACAAGCTCAATGGGGAGATCCCCAAAGGATTGGCAGATCTTTCGTCACTCTCCACCTTGAATCTCTCATATAACCAGCTTGTGGGACCGATTCCACATGGCCCGCAAATGGATACATTCAACCACCCCTTTGAAGGGAATCCCGGCCTGTGTGGTCCTCCGTTGTCAAATCCATGTGACACTTTGGAGCAGTCACCGCCGCATTCAACTTcccctgaagaagaagaagggcatTGGATTGAATGGAGGGCAGTGGCAATGGGCTGCGGATGTGGACTCATCTTCGGGATGTCAGCAGGATACCTTATGCTGGAAACCGGGAGATTGAGATGGTTGGTGAGAATGGTGCAGGGGAAAAAGCGcaggaaaaagacaaaatacaaaataatcaGGAGGAGCACCAGAGGCCAATGA